The Fodinibius saliphilus genomic interval ATTAAAAATCGAATACTATGAAAACCGAAGTCGCCATTTTAGGTGGAGGAAATCTTGGATCATCGTTAGCACAGGGCTTTAAACAATCTCCCGAAGCCATTGACAAATATCATATCACCGTCACCCGAAGAAATATAAAATTGATTAAGCACCTGAAAGGTAAAAACGTTGATGTTTCTACCGATAATATTGCTGCTGTAGAAGGAGCTGACATCATCATATTTGCTGTTCAGCCTGCCCAGATTAACAACCTGATCCAAGAGATAAAGCCGGCGCTGGACTCTAAGAAACATATCCTGTCTTCTACTATGGCAGGCGTCAGCAGTGCCGATATTGCCGAACTGACCAGTCCAAAATTTGCGATACTACGCATTATGCCCAACACCGCGGCGGCCGTAAACCAAGCGATGACGTGCATCGAAGAAATTGAAAACAAAGAAGCCGAAACTGAAGTTATTAAGCTCTTCAAAACTATTGGGCGCACCTTAGTTGTACAATCGGAACTCATGGAGGCAACGACCGTACTGGGGGCTTGTGGTATCGCTTTCTTTTTACGATTCATACGTGCAGCATCTCAAGGTGGAATTGAGGTTGGGTTTCATGCCGAGGAAGCACAGTTCATTGCAGCTCAAACGGCTTTGGGAGCGTCTGCTTTACTTTTGGATTCCAATAACCACCCCGAGCATGAAATTGACAAGGTCACCACACCGAAGGGCTGTACCATTGCAGGACTTAATGAGATGGAACACAACGGGCTCAGCTCTGCTTTAATTAAGGGCATTAAAACTTCTTTTGAAAAGATTGACGAAATTGGGTGAAGAGCTGACTGGAGATCTAAATGCTTGTACAACTAATTTTATTTCTTCGTTCATCGTTCTATTAATGAAGGACTTTCTTCTGGGGCAGAGAACATGGGATAAAATTAAAAAGCTCCATAGCACAGCTACGGAGCCAAATACTGAAAAATATCAGTCCAAAATAAATACCATCGATTAGCCGCTTAAAGCAGCTTTCATATAATTGCGTCGCATCTCGGCGATAGCAGAGATCGAGATACCTTTCGGGCAAACAGCTTCACATTCTGCGTAATTGGAGCAATCACCAAAGCCCTCTTCTTCCATCTGTTCAACCATAGCTACGGTACGCTCTTCTCGTTCGGGTTCACCTTGCGGTAAACGATTAAGATGGGCGAGCTTAGCACCGGTAAACAGCGAGGCCGAGGAGTTCGGGCAGGCTGCCACACAGGCCCCACATCCAATACAAGTAGCATAGTCAAAAGCGGTATCAGCTACCGATTTATCAACCGGAATGGAGTTGGCATCTGGTGCTGAACCGGTCTTAACAGATACATATCCACCGGCTTCAATAATACGGTCAAAAGCACTGCGATCAACCACCAAGTCTTTCACAACAGGGAACCCCTTAGCACGAAACGGTTCAATAACAATAGTATCACCGTCACTGTAATTACGCATATGCAGCTGGCACGAGCAGGTCATTGCTTTGGGCCCGTGCGCTTGACCATTGATCATCAGGTTGCAAGACCCACAAATACCTTCGCGACAATCGTAATCAAATTCAACAGGAACACCGCCCTCTTTTACGATCTCTTCGTTGAGAACGTCGAGCATCTCTAAAAATGACATATGCTCGTTAACTTTATCAAGAGTATAATCGACTAACTCACCGGGTTCGTTGGGACCGTCTTGTCGCCAAATTTTAAGGTGAACGGTAAATGTATCAGCCATAATTCTTTAATCTATTAAATTGGAACGCAAATAATATTGCTAGTAAATCAGCGCTCTATTACTTATAACTTCTCTGCTTCAGTTCTACAAACTCAA includes:
- the proC gene encoding pyrroline-5-carboxylate reductase, producing MKTEVAILGGGNLGSSLAQGFKQSPEAIDKYHITVTRRNIKLIKHLKGKNVDVSTDNIAAVEGADIIIFAVQPAQINNLIQEIKPALDSKKHILSSTMAGVSSADIAELTSPKFAILRIMPNTAAAVNQAMTCIEEIENKEAETEVIKLFKTIGRTLVVQSELMEATTVLGACGIAFFLRFIRAASQGGIEVGFHAEEAQFIAAQTALGASALLLDSNNHPEHEIDKVTTPKGCTIAGLNEMEHNGLSSALIKGIKTSFEKIDEIG
- a CDS encoding succinate dehydrogenase/fumarate reductase iron-sulfur subunit, which translates into the protein MADTFTVHLKIWRQDGPNEPGELVDYTLDKVNEHMSFLEMLDVLNEEIVKEGGVPVEFDYDCREGICGSCNLMINGQAHGPKAMTCSCQLHMRNYSDGDTIVIEPFRAKGFPVVKDLVVDRSAFDRIIEAGGYVSVKTGSAPDANSIPVDKSVADTAFDYATCIGCGACVAACPNSSASLFTGAKLAHLNRLPQGEPEREERTVAMVEQMEEEGFGDCSNYAECEAVCPKGISISAIAEMRRNYMKAALSG